The following proteins come from a genomic window of Edaphobacter sp. 4G125:
- the msrA gene encoding peptide-methionine (S)-S-oxide reductase MsrA, producing MATEKATFGAGCFWGVEAKFNEVIGVIDTTVGYEGGDLEQPNYKDVCTDRTGHAEVVQVTFDNSRVSYESLLDVFFAMHDPTQINRQGPDIGTQYRSIIFTHNERQAAQAQAKIAELNASGTYRNSIATQVRLTRTFWRAEEYHQRYLEKRGMVSCHI from the coding sequence GTGGCAACCGAGAAGGCTACGTTTGGAGCAGGATGCTTCTGGGGTGTAGAAGCAAAGTTCAATGAAGTTATTGGAGTAATCGATACAACGGTGGGCTACGAAGGCGGAGACCTTGAGCAACCGAATTACAAAGATGTTTGTACAGACCGCACCGGCCATGCGGAAGTCGTTCAGGTGACGTTTGATAACTCCAGGGTCAGCTATGAGTCCCTCCTGGATGTGTTTTTCGCGATGCATGATCCGACCCAGATCAATCGGCAGGGCCCAGATATCGGGACCCAGTACCGCAGTATCATCTTTACCCATAATGAACGGCAGGCTGCACAGGCACAAGCCAAGATTGCTGAGCTGAATGCCTCTGGAACCTACCGGAATTCGATCGCGACTCAGGTGCGTCTGACGAGGACCTTCTGGCGGGCTGAGGAGTATCACCAGCGCTATCTTGAAAAACGAGGCATGGTGAGCTGCCACATCTGA
- a CDS encoding ABC-F family ATP-binding cassette domain-containing protein produces the protein MISVSNVTMRYGSKLLFEDVSVTFTSGRRYGLTGPNGAGKSTFMKVLTGEIDPQKGTVVRPKKIGVLKQNQYEFDAYRVIDTVIMGNKALWAALEEREQIYAKPELTDEDGSRLGELEGIVGDEDGYEAEANAAVLLQGLDIPNEVHERKMSELQGGQKVRVLLAQALFGNPEALFLDEPTNYLDLDSIHWLENFLNRYNGTVITISHDRHFLNSVCTHIADIDYETIITYTGGYDDMVLQKTQIRARIESQNEQREKKIAQLNEFIARFSAGTRSSQVNSRKKEVERLQTTELARSNIQRPYLRFDMLRPSGKHVLEFEGVNKSYAQPEGKVEHVINNFSAAVLRGDKVILIGRNGQGKTTLLKALLANAGLDESETTAIDSGTVKWGHETQIGYFAQDHAASIPKGTTAAEWLHTFDPKATKEDIRGILGQMLFRGEEGMKKTEALSGGEAARLLFCKLMLQKPNILVLDEPSNHLDLESINALNQALQKYEGTVFLVTHDEDLIEEVGTRIWHFEGGPEDFHITDHKGPYEEYQQQLALAAK, from the coding sequence ATGATCTCTGTTTCTAATGTCACGATGCGCTACGGCTCGAAGCTGCTCTTCGAGGATGTCTCCGTTACCTTTACCTCTGGCCGGCGGTATGGCCTGACCGGTCCTAACGGCGCCGGAAAGTCGACTTTTATGAAGGTCCTTACTGGCGAGATCGATCCTCAGAAGGGAACAGTTGTTCGGCCGAAGAAGATTGGCGTACTCAAGCAGAACCAGTATGAGTTTGATGCGTATCGCGTGATCGATACGGTCATTATGGGCAATAAGGCCCTGTGGGCGGCTCTGGAAGAGCGCGAACAGATCTATGCCAAGCCCGAACTGACGGATGAAGACGGTTCCCGACTGGGGGAATTGGAAGGCATTGTCGGCGATGAAGACGGCTACGAGGCTGAGGCTAATGCTGCCGTGCTGCTTCAGGGGCTCGATATCCCGAATGAAGTGCATGAGCGCAAGATGAGCGAGCTGCAGGGTGGCCAGAAGGTCCGTGTACTGCTGGCGCAAGCGCTATTCGGTAATCCCGAAGCTCTATTTCTGGATGAGCCAACGAACTATCTCGATCTCGACTCTATTCATTGGCTTGAGAATTTTTTGAACCGGTACAACGGTACGGTGATCACGATTTCTCACGACCGCCACTTCCTGAACTCGGTTTGTACGCACATCGCCGATATCGATTACGAGACGATCATCACGTATACCGGCGGGTATGACGATATGGTGCTGCAGAAGACGCAGATTCGTGCTCGCATTGAGTCGCAAAACGAGCAGCGTGAAAAGAAGATTGCGCAGCTGAATGAATTCATTGCGCGCTTCTCTGCTGGTACGCGTAGCTCACAGGTGAACTCACGTAAGAAAGAGGTCGAGCGGTTGCAAACGACCGAGCTTGCCCGCTCGAATATCCAACGGCCATATCTCCGTTTCGATATGTTGCGCCCGTCAGGCAAGCATGTATTGGAATTCGAGGGTGTTAATAAGTCATACGCGCAGCCTGAAGGTAAGGTGGAGCATGTCATCAACAACTTCTCTGCTGCGGTGCTTCGTGGAGACAAGGTTATTCTGATTGGGCGCAATGGTCAGGGCAAGACTACCCTGCTGAAAGCGCTGCTGGCTAATGCTGGATTGGATGAGTCTGAAACTACGGCAATCGATTCCGGCACGGTGAAGTGGGGGCATGAGACCCAGATTGGCTACTTCGCCCAGGACCATGCTGCTTCCATCCCCAAGGGAACGACGGCAGCGGAGTGGCTCCATACATTTGACCCCAAGGCGACGAAGGAAGATATTCGCGGCATTCTTGGCCAGATGCTCTTCCGCGGCGAAGAGGGAATGAAGAAGACCGAGGCTCTCTCCGGAGGTGAAGCTGCCCGCCTCCTCTTCTGCAAGCTGATGTTGCAGAAGCCGAACATCCTTGTGTTGGACGAGCCATCGAACCACCTTGATCTGGAGAGTATCAACGCGCTCAATCAGGCCCTGCAGAAATATGAGGGCACAGTCTTTCTTGTGACGCACGACGAAGACCTGATCGAAGAGGTGGGAACGCGTATCTGGCACTTTGAGGGTGGCCCAGAGGACTTCCACATCACTGATCACAAAGGCCCATACGAGGAATACCAGCAGCAGCTTGCATTAGCCGCGAAGTAG
- the rocD gene encoding ornithine--oxo-acid transaminase, which produces MASSVLHSDTVNDVTGTGASTSQLIALEDQYGAHNYKPLDIVVHRASGVWVYDVEGRRYLDFLAAYSAVNQGHCHPRILAALLEQAQRVTLTSRAFRNDQLPLFYKELTELTGFEMVLPMNSGTEAVESALKIARKWGYKIKGIPEGKAEIIVCENNFHGRTISIISFSTEEQYRDGFGPYLAGFKIIPFGDVKALREAITPNTAAFLVEPIQGEAGVLIPPDGFLREAAAVCRENKILFIADEIQSGLGRTGKLFACEHEDVTPDVMIVGKALAGGFYPVSAVLASREVLGVIHPGDHGSTFGGNPMACAVARVALQVIVEEKLSERSAELGALLMERIRRIRSPQIREVRGRGLWVAIELNGPARPICEALMKEGLLCKETHDNVIRLAPPLVIERKDLLWACDRIEAVLEGKAS; this is translated from the coding sequence ATGGCAAGCTCAGTTCTGCACAGTGACACAGTGAATGATGTTACGGGAACCGGCGCATCGACTTCTCAGTTGATTGCGCTGGAGGACCAATACGGCGCGCACAACTATAAGCCACTGGATATTGTGGTTCATCGCGCTTCTGGAGTCTGGGTCTACGATGTTGAAGGCCGACGTTATCTCGACTTCCTTGCAGCGTATTCTGCTGTAAATCAAGGGCATTGCCACCCTCGTATTCTTGCCGCCTTGCTGGAGCAGGCTCAGCGCGTTACGCTGACCTCGCGAGCCTTCCGGAATGACCAGCTCCCTCTTTTCTATAAGGAGCTGACAGAGCTGACGGGATTTGAAATGGTTCTGCCCATGAACTCGGGCACAGAGGCCGTTGAATCGGCACTGAAGATTGCGCGCAAATGGGGATACAAGATCAAAGGCATTCCTGAAGGAAAGGCCGAGATTATCGTCTGCGAGAACAACTTCCACGGCCGTACGATTTCGATCATCAGCTTTTCGACCGAGGAGCAGTACCGAGATGGCTTTGGACCGTATCTTGCTGGTTTCAAGATTATTCCTTTTGGCGATGTAAAGGCCTTGCGTGAGGCGATTACGCCAAACACAGCCGCTTTCCTGGTTGAGCCGATTCAGGGTGAAGCGGGAGTTTTGATTCCGCCCGACGGGTTTTTGCGTGAGGCTGCCGCTGTCTGCCGCGAGAACAAGATCCTGTTCATTGCGGACGAGATTCAGTCTGGCTTGGGACGCACAGGCAAGCTCTTTGCCTGTGAGCATGAGGATGTTACCCCGGACGTGATGATCGTTGGTAAAGCGCTGGCTGGAGGATTCTACCCAGTCTCTGCAGTGCTTGCCTCACGCGAGGTACTGGGTGTGATCCACCCAGGCGATCATGGTAGTACCTTTGGTGGAAATCCGATGGCGTGTGCGGTTGCGCGGGTTGCGTTACAAGTGATTGTCGAAGAAAAGTTGTCGGAGCGTTCCGCGGAGCTTGGCGCGTTGTTGATGGAGCGTATCCGCCGGATTCGAAGCCCACAGATTCGCGAGGTTCGTGGGCGGGGTCTTTGGGTGGCGATCGAATTGAACGGGCCGGCTCGCCCCATATGCGAGGCCCTGATGAAAGAGGGCCTTCTATGCAAGGAGACACATGACAACGTCATCCGTCTCGCTCCCCCCTTGGTGATCGAACGCAAAGACCTGCTATGGGCCTGCGATCGGATCGAGGCGGTGCTTGAAGGGAAGGCTTCGTAA
- a CDS encoding pseudouridine synthase — protein sequence MTQSTEPRGERLQKILSQAGIASRRKAEELILEGRVQVNGKVVTELGTRADLEQDHIRVDGKLLHGREPQRYYMLNKPRGYVTTVSDPENRPTVVDLIAKRQGPHSARVRLYPVGRLDYLSEGLLLMTNDGDLANRLSKAAAGVEKTYLVKVAGVPSEEGLDQLRKGIMIDRGRLNEVRSGRRDRVVTAPARVELVRGGENPWFELALTEGRNRQIRKMFEEIGHHVEKIRRIGYGALRLDVPPGEFRELTPGEVTALDRAAKGQKVVPKQKTPEFAQLKKVATPKKVGRRPTSSARKERRPRSSSR from the coding sequence ATGACTCAATCGACCGAACCCCGGGGCGAGCGCCTCCAGAAGATTCTTTCGCAGGCAGGGATTGCCAGCCGCCGCAAGGCCGAGGAACTGATCCTTGAAGGCCGCGTCCAGGTGAACGGGAAGGTTGTGACCGAGCTTGGCACACGGGCCGACCTCGAACAGGATCATATCCGGGTAGACGGAAAGCTGCTGCATGGCCGAGAGCCACAGCGCTACTACATGCTCAACAAACCGCGTGGCTATGTCACCACAGTGTCCGATCCGGAGAACCGACCAACGGTGGTCGACCTGATTGCGAAGCGACAGGGGCCTCATAGTGCGCGTGTGCGTTTGTATCCAGTAGGGCGCCTGGATTATCTCTCGGAGGGGTTGCTGTTGATGACGAATGACGGTGACTTGGCGAACCGCCTCTCCAAGGCCGCCGCAGGCGTTGAGAAGACCTATCTGGTGAAAGTTGCCGGGGTTCCATCAGAAGAAGGACTTGATCAGCTTCGGAAGGGAATCATGATCGATCGCGGACGCCTCAACGAGGTCCGTAGCGGGCGGCGTGATCGGGTGGTTACGGCTCCTGCCAGGGTGGAATTGGTGCGCGGGGGAGAGAATCCCTGGTTTGAACTTGCCCTGACCGAGGGGCGAAATCGGCAGATCCGCAAGATGTTTGAAGAGATTGGACATCATGTGGAAAAAATTCGCCGGATTGGGTATGGAGCTTTGCGACTGGATGTGCCCCCGGGAGAATTTCGGGAACTGACTCCGGGAGAGGTAACTGCGCTTGATCGAGCCGCGAAGGGGCAGAAGGTTGTTCCGAAGCAGAAGACGCCTGAATTTGCTCAGCTGAAAAAAGTTGCAACACCTAAAAAAGTCGGCCGTCGGCCGACTTCGAGCGCGAGAAAAGAACGCCGGCCACGTTCCTCTTCGCGTTAG
- a CDS encoding polysaccharide deacetylase family protein, with the protein MSKRRLAATFLQRSGILQLLERSRSKPSILIVNHHRVGDAALTRFDRDVFSASADAFEMQLKYFKRHFNIVAGEELEDLVSGKTPLKHTQIAITFDDGYLNDYTISFPILKAHNCAGNFFLVPQYVGTATVPWWDEIAYLLRNSPKSEITFQSPVPFTINLNGDREQAIREVLRYYKRRDNHNSDQFMNELREQIGCELPQVERRFINWEEAREMKAAGMSIGSHTQTHNILGQMAPEVQRWELTESKKNIEANIGTEIRSLAYPVGIRGAFDETTEHIAQSLGYKMCFSFYGGINTSDHIQPMNLLRMATSRDDLIFRVETTLLSRLGKLPY; encoded by the coding sequence ATGTCGAAGAGACGACTAGCTGCCACCTTCCTGCAGAGATCCGGCATTCTTCAGCTTCTGGAACGATCTCGGTCGAAGCCTTCCATCCTGATCGTGAACCATCACAGAGTTGGCGACGCTGCTCTGACGCGTTTCGATCGTGATGTTTTCAGCGCCTCTGCGGATGCTTTTGAGATGCAGTTGAAGTATTTCAAACGACACTTCAACATCGTGGCCGGAGAAGAATTGGAAGATCTCGTCTCAGGAAAAACTCCCCTCAAACATACCCAAATAGCCATCACTTTCGACGATGGCTATTTAAACGACTACACGATCTCATTTCCAATTCTCAAGGCGCATAACTGCGCAGGAAACTTTTTTTTGGTTCCACAATATGTAGGCACAGCTACAGTTCCTTGGTGGGACGAGATCGCTTATCTCCTGCGCAACTCACCGAAATCCGAGATTACATTCCAATCTCCGGTTCCATTCACTATCAATCTCAATGGAGACCGCGAGCAGGCCATTCGCGAAGTGCTGCGCTACTACAAACGACGAGACAATCACAATAGTGATCAGTTCATGAATGAGCTGCGCGAGCAGATAGGATGTGAACTTCCACAGGTTGAGCGACGCTTCATCAACTGGGAAGAAGCTCGCGAGATGAAAGCCGCTGGAATGTCAATTGGCTCACATACTCAAACCCACAATATCTTGGGACAAATGGCACCAGAGGTCCAACGATGGGAACTTACCGAATCCAAAAAGAATATCGAAGCGAATATTGGAACAGAGATCCGAAGCCTTGCGTATCCCGTGGGAATTCGCGGAGCCTTCGACGAAACCACAGAGCATATTGCTCAGAGCCTGGGATACAAGATGTGCTTTTCGTTTTATGGCGGAATCAATACTTCAGATCACATCCAGCCGATGAACCTGCTACGCATGGCTACAAGTCGAGATGATCTGATTTTCCGTGTTGAAACAACGCTTCTCTCACGTCTGGGCAAGCTTCCGTATTAA
- a CDS encoding DEAD/DEAH box helicase: MTTTLETIETLNSIGNSTTTSPDSPLFTDFDLSDSLKERLTTAGFIRPTPVQAGAIPPALEGSDILATASTGTGKTLSFLVPILEKLDATSTPSTRGKRNAIRALILLPTRELAMQVLENYWKLMPVARHDAALICGGLSENAQFENLDRGPRVVVATPGRLEDFLRRREIDLSRVEMFVLDEVDRMLDMGFLPAIRRIAAAVPRTRQTMCYSATLDANIQEVVRDYVKNPIRIEIGSTSKPSDRVELRVYTVMQDQKLSLLNQMLEEEEGSFLVFSRTKHGADRISRKLQKLGHGSNAIHGDRSQSQRTSALKGFAGGKHRVLVATDVAARGIDISGIAHVVNYDLPNASEDFVHRIGRTGRAGAKGVATTFVMPQEHHDARKLERELKIRFDWREADKNLAKEERNRPIDLNTLPAPSTNTGKASGLEALLALETRTWRNESAPMPSGKGRRSGPRHKGRGRKPGTATARQGKR; encoded by the coding sequence TTGACGACAACATTAGAAACAATAGAAACGCTGAATTCCATCGGGAATTCCACAACTACCTCCCCTGATTCTCCTCTCTTTACAGATTTTGATCTTTCCGACTCTCTGAAAGAGCGGCTGACCACTGCCGGTTTTATCCGGCCAACGCCGGTACAGGCGGGGGCGATTCCACCTGCGCTCGAGGGGAGCGATATTCTTGCAACAGCTTCAACAGGAACTGGGAAGACGCTCAGTTTTCTCGTTCCCATTCTTGAGAAGCTCGATGCTACTTCTACACCCAGTACGCGCGGCAAGCGCAACGCGATCCGCGCACTGATTCTTCTGCCGACACGTGAGCTTGCGATGCAGGTGCTGGAGAACTACTGGAAACTGATGCCAGTGGCGCGACACGATGCGGCGCTCATCTGCGGAGGACTTTCGGAGAACGCCCAGTTTGAAAATCTTGACCGCGGCCCCCGCGTGGTGGTTGCAACGCCTGGCAGACTGGAGGATTTTCTCCGTCGCCGCGAGATCGATCTCTCACGCGTGGAGATGTTTGTTCTCGACGAGGTGGACCGCATGCTTGACATGGGGTTCCTTCCAGCGATTCGCAGGATTGCTGCTGCGGTACCACGTACGCGCCAGACGATGTGCTATTCGGCCACGCTGGATGCCAATATCCAGGAGGTGGTGCGTGATTATGTTAAGAACCCGATTCGCATTGAAATCGGCTCAACTTCAAAGCCATCGGACCGCGTCGAGTTGCGCGTTTACACCGTAATGCAAGATCAGAAGCTGAGCCTGCTAAACCAGATGCTTGAGGAAGAGGAGGGAAGCTTCCTGGTCTTTTCGCGCACCAAGCATGGGGCAGACCGTATCTCTCGCAAGCTGCAGAAGTTGGGCCACGGCTCCAATGCGATTCATGGCGACCGTTCGCAGTCGCAACGCACGTCGGCACTGAAAGGCTTTGCCGGGGGCAAGCATAGGGTTCTGGTCGCTACGGACGTTGCGGCTCGCGGCATTGATATTTCCGGTATTGCCCACGTGGTGAACTACGATCTCCCGAATGCCAGCGAGGATTTTGTTCACCGCATTGGGCGCACTGGGCGAGCGGGCGCCAAGGGAGTTGCAACTACCTTTGTGATGCCGCAGGAGCACCATGATGCCAGGAAACTTGAGCGCGAACTAAAGATCAGGTTCGACTGGCGCGAGGCAGATAAGAACCTCGCAAAAGAGGAACGAAACAGGCCAATCGATCTGAATACGCTGCCTGCACCATCGACCAACACAGGCAAGGCTTCCGGCCTGGAGGCGTTACTGGCTCTCGAGACACGCACTTGGCGAAATGAGTCGGCGCCGATGCCATCAGGAAAGGGCCGTCGTTCTGGTCCCAGACACAAAGGCCGAGGACGTAAGCCGGGGACTGCAACAGCCCGTCAGGGGAAGCGATAA
- a CDS encoding peroxiredoxin: MALRINDIAPDFTAETTHGPISFHEWIGDGWAVLFSHPKDFTPVCTTELGAVGALESQFAARGAKVIGLSVDPVDNHHKWAEDIKEVTGSAVNYPVIGDTELKVAKLYDMLPGEAGDSCEGRTPADNATVRMVFVIGPDKRIKLLLAYPMTTGRNFDEIIRVLDSIQLTSKHKVATPANWKQGEDVILTGAISNEEAAKLFPDFKTVKPYLRTAAQPR, translated from the coding sequence ATGGCACTGCGCATCAACGATATTGCTCCAGACTTTACAGCGGAGACGACCCACGGTCCCATCAGCTTTCACGAGTGGATCGGTGACGGCTGGGCTGTTCTCTTCTCTCATCCCAAGGACTTCACACCGGTCTGCACCACCGAACTCGGCGCCGTCGGCGCGCTCGAGAGCCAGTTTGCTGCACGCGGCGCAAAGGTCATCGGCCTGAGCGTCGATCCCGTCGACAACCACCACAAGTGGGCCGAGGATATCAAAGAAGTCACCGGGTCTGCCGTCAACTACCCCGTCATCGGCGACACTGAGCTGAAGGTCGCCAAGCTCTATGACATGCTTCCCGGTGAAGCAGGTGACAGCTGTGAAGGCCGTACCCCCGCCGACAACGCCACTGTGCGTATGGTCTTCGTCATCGGACCCGACAAACGCATCAAGCTGCTGCTGGCCTATCCCATGACCACGGGCCGCAACTTCGATGAGATTATCCGCGTTCTCGATTCCATCCAGCTCACCTCGAAGCACAAGGTCGCGACCCCCGCAAACTGGAAGCAAGGAGAGGATGTCATCCTCACAGGAGCGATCTCTAACGAGGAGGCAGCAAAACTGTTCCCGGACTTTAAGACCGTCAAGCCCTATCTGCGCACTGCTGCTCAACCGCGATAA
- a CDS encoding PhzF family phenazine biosynthesis protein — MSNVPSPPQLFSTTHTALDYALVDVFAERPLEGNQLAIFTNARGLSDAEMQALARETNLSETTFIFPRDPEIERERGVQVRIFTTQEELPFAGHPTLGTSSWLYWNHPVFQRAETVFLDLAVGKIPVRFTATPQDKQGVFGTMRQNDPVFGPPQDRGEVARVLGIQEEDIDSDLPVQTVTTGNPFCMIPLRSLEVIKRITVPRTTAVQTYLQKYDAKFFYFVTRTSQGSGADWHARMLFYNGEDPATGSAAGPAIAWLVRHGRVPSGETVILEQGVEMLRPSRLHLSAKLVDDKVTEVSVGGRTIPVAMGRLFLP, encoded by the coding sequence ATGTCAAATGTACCGTCGCCACCCCAGCTCTTTTCCACCACCCATACTGCTTTGGATTATGCCTTAGTGGATGTTTTTGCCGAGCGTCCTCTTGAAGGGAACCAGCTTGCCATCTTTACCAACGCCAGAGGGTTATCCGATGCGGAGATGCAGGCGCTAGCGCGAGAGACGAACCTTTCGGAAACGACCTTTATCTTTCCTCGCGATCCAGAGATCGAACGAGAACGCGGAGTTCAGGTTCGAATCTTTACCACCCAGGAGGAGTTGCCCTTCGCTGGACATCCCACGCTGGGAACCTCCAGCTGGCTCTACTGGAACCATCCTGTCTTTCAGAGAGCGGAGACGGTCTTCCTTGATCTTGCGGTAGGCAAAATTCCGGTGCGATTTACTGCTACACCGCAGGACAAACAAGGTGTTTTTGGGACGATGCGACAGAACGACCCCGTCTTTGGGCCACCGCAGGATCGCGGGGAGGTCGCCAGAGTTCTTGGAATTCAAGAAGAAGACATCGACTCCGATCTTCCGGTCCAGACGGTGACCACAGGAAACCCCTTCTGCATGATCCCTCTACGATCTCTTGAGGTGATCAAAAGGATTACAGTTCCCCGGACTACAGCTGTGCAGACTTATTTGCAGAAGTATGACGCCAAATTTTTTTATTTTGTGACTCGAACTTCACAGGGCAGTGGCGCTGACTGGCACGCACGTATGTTGTTTTACAACGGTGAAGATCCTGCTACGGGATCGGCTGCCGGTCCTGCAATTGCATGGCTCGTACGGCACGGCCGGGTTCCGAGTGGTGAGACGGTCATCCTCGAACAAGGAGTCGAGATGCTCCGTCCAAGCCGCCTCCACCTCTCGGCAAAACTTGTCGATGACAAAGTCACTGAAGTGAGTGTCGGGGGGCGCACCATTCCTGTTGCAATGGGACGTCTTTTCCTGCCGTGA
- the scpB gene encoding SMC-Scp complex subunit ScpB: MSLKAKIEAVIYASEEPVTLAQLMGLLGQEAQAELDQIAQAQQALALEESEQDSDVDLENLNREISAESEPPVSAPEASPEPSEGAGEESQEQRSARENKEDKEKTRRLREHFRSILEELIADYTNGDRGLEIREVASGYRMATKPEYHDAVRGFVKSLKPPLKLSLQALETLAVVSYKQPITAPEVAEIRGVDSGGVLGSLMARKLITTAGRKQVIGRPILYKTTKDFLLRFGLKDISELPSIEEFEKMAGELNEQEEIPMEAHEEHDAPETAAELEPERHTHLPQADGSPDPVDDPLDDQIPDEEEQPAAESEATVAQAERDLNN; this comes from the coding sequence ATGAGCCTCAAAGCAAAGATTGAAGCTGTTATTTACGCATCGGAAGAACCGGTTACCCTGGCCCAACTGATGGGCCTGCTCGGCCAGGAGGCCCAGGCCGAACTGGACCAGATTGCACAAGCCCAGCAGGCGCTTGCTCTCGAAGAATCTGAACAGGATTCAGATGTCGACTTGGAGAACCTGAATCGTGAGATTTCTGCCGAATCTGAACCACCTGTATCGGCTCCAGAGGCATCACCTGAACCCTCCGAAGGGGCAGGTGAAGAGAGCCAGGAACAGCGTTCGGCCCGCGAAAACAAGGAAGATAAGGAGAAGACTCGTCGCTTGCGCGAGCACTTCCGCTCGATTCTCGAGGAGTTGATCGCCGACTATACCAATGGGGATCGAGGACTTGAGATTCGCGAGGTTGCCAGTGGTTATCGCATGGCCACCAAGCCGGAGTATCACGACGCTGTGCGTGGGTTTGTGAAGTCTCTCAAACCGCCGTTGAAGTTGTCGCTGCAGGCCCTGGAAACGCTGGCCGTGGTCTCTTATAAGCAACCCATCACTGCGCCCGAGGTTGCCGAGATTCGCGGTGTGGATTCTGGCGGTGTGCTTGGCTCATTGATGGCGCGCAAGCTGATTACGACTGCAGGACGCAAGCAGGTAATCGGCCGGCCGATTCTCTACAAGACCACCAAGGATTTTCTGCTGCGTTTTGGCCTGAAGGACATCAGCGAACTTCCTTCCATTGAAGAGTTCGAGAAGATGGCTGGCGAACTCAATGAGCAGGAAGAGATTCCAATGGAGGCCCACGAGGAGCATGATGCTCCCGAGACGGCCGCGGAGCTTGAGCCGGAGCGACATACGCATCTGCCCCAGGCCGATGGCAGTCCGGACCCAGTGGATGACCCGCTCGATGATCAAATTCCCGACGAGGAAGAACAGCCAGCAGCTGAATCCGAGGCTACCGTCGCACAAGCGGAAAGAGACCTGAATAACTGA
- a CDS encoding carboxylate--amine ligase, giving the protein MNPAHAQNNWPPVVVASVFQTGLNLMRDLLRRGVQTIGIDCHSEHEGFRSSYGKSYLCPNPDTYPEQWVDFMIELAKKLGAKPVIIPAADIFVSALGKYVEVLKEHYIFSLDSIAIQAALATKEQQYALAAQHGLPIPRTAYIQSRPDLEAFVAQARFPCLIKPRHQREWDALPEGNPLRGLKLITADTAEDLLTNYAYAESQQPEVVAQEIIAGGDDAKYCYLSVYGSGGRRLGHTVVHELRAHPVLFGSGSIVEPVIDPEIALLCDNFLCGIGYVGICEIEVKRDTRDSVVRLIEANPRYSVTADASVYAGVDIGWLHYLDLIGQPVTPAEASHLGFRHIVLRRDIPALPRYVERGLLTWAQIRNTYRGELHFFDFDRYDWRPTLTTVKGCARIAGGTVLRALGLRRQLS; this is encoded by the coding sequence GTGAATCCAGCTCATGCTCAAAATAATTGGCCACCTGTAGTTGTCGCCAGCGTATTTCAAACCGGGTTGAACCTGATGCGGGATCTGCTTCGCCGTGGCGTCCAGACCATTGGGATCGATTGCCACAGCGAGCACGAAGGCTTTCGTTCCTCATACGGCAAATCGTACCTCTGCCCAAACCCTGATACATATCCGGAGCAGTGGGTCGATTTCATGATCGAGCTTGCAAAAAAGCTCGGCGCCAAGCCAGTAATCATTCCCGCCGCAGATATCTTTGTCTCTGCGCTGGGAAAATACGTAGAAGTTCTCAAAGAGCATTACATCTTTTCGCTCGACTCCATTGCGATCCAGGCTGCTCTAGCCACCAAGGAACAACAGTACGCTCTGGCCGCCCAGCACGGGCTTCCGATCCCTCGAACTGCATACATCCAGTCTCGCCCTGACCTTGAGGCATTCGTCGCGCAGGCACGCTTTCCTTGTCTGATTAAACCGCGCCATCAGCGCGAATGGGATGCCTTGCCTGAAGGTAATCCTCTGCGCGGTCTGAAGTTGATCACGGCCGATACTGCGGAAGATCTGTTGACGAATTATGCCTATGCGGAATCTCAACAGCCCGAAGTCGTCGCGCAGGAAATCATCGCTGGCGGCGATGATGCAAAATATTGCTACCTCTCCGTCTATGGTTCTGGAGGTCGTCGCCTCGGCCATACCGTGGTTCACGAGCTACGGGCTCATCCGGTCCTTTTTGGCAGCGGCTCCATTGTCGAGCCGGTCATCGATCCTGAGATCGCTTTACTCTGCGACAATTTTCTGTGCGGCATCGGTTATGTGGGAATCTGTGAGATCGAAGTAAAACGAGATACTCGCGATAGTGTCGTGCGTCTAATCGAAGCAAACCCACGCTATAGCGTTACGGCTGATGCTTCAGTCTATGCAGGAGTTGATATCGGCTGGCTGCATTATCTAGACCTGATTGGTCAGCCCGTTACCCCTGCTGAAGCCTCCCATTTAGGTTTTCGTCATATCGTTCTACGACGCGATATTCCAGCTTTACCTCGTTATGTAGAACGCGGTCTGCTTACCTGGGCTCAGATTCGCAATACTTATCGGGGAGAACTGCATTTTTTTGATTTTGATCGATATGACTGGCGTCCAACACTCACAACGGTCAAGGGTTGTGCTCGTATTGCAGGTGGTACTGTGCTTCGCGCTCTGGGTTTGAGGCGACAACTCTCCTGA